The Pantoea phytobeneficialis genome has a segment encoding these proteins:
- a CDS encoding argininosuccinate synthase, giving the protein MQTQGIKKIVLAYSGGLDTSAIIPWLKENYGGCEVVAFVANIGQDPADLEGVEKKALQSGASECHVVDLREEFISEYVYPVLQTGALYEGTYLLGTSMARPIIAKAQVELALKVGADALCHGATGKGNDQVRFETTYTALAPQLKVVAPWREWNLRSREALLDYLKERNIPTTASLEKIYSRDENAWHISTEGGVLESPWNAPNKDCWVWTVDPLEAPDQAENVTVTVEKGRVVGVNGEKLSPFACLEKLNALGAKHGVGRIDIVENRLVGIKSRGCYETPGGTIMVNALRAVEQLVLDRDSFKWREQLGQEMSYVVYDGRWFAPLRQSIQAAAESLAELVNGEVVLQLYKGQATAIQKKSINSLYSEEFATFGEDEVYDHRHAGGFIRLFSLSARIRALNEQKK; this is encoded by the coding sequence ATGCAAACGCAAGGCATCAAAAAAATTGTTCTGGCTTACTCCGGTGGCCTTGATACGTCTGCCATCATTCCATGGCTGAAAGAGAACTACGGCGGCTGTGAAGTGGTCGCGTTCGTGGCGAATATCGGTCAGGACCCGGCAGATCTGGAAGGCGTTGAGAAGAAAGCGCTGCAATCCGGTGCCTCTGAATGTCATGTGGTTGACCTGCGCGAAGAGTTCATCAGCGAGTACGTTTACCCGGTGCTGCAAACCGGTGCGCTGTACGAAGGCACCTACCTGCTGGGTACCTCAATGGCGCGTCCGATTATCGCCAAAGCGCAGGTTGAGCTGGCGCTGAAAGTGGGTGCCGATGCCCTGTGCCACGGCGCAACCGGTAAAGGTAACGACCAGGTACGTTTCGAAACCACCTACACCGCACTGGCACCACAGCTGAAAGTGGTGGCGCCGTGGCGTGAATGGAACCTGCGTTCGCGTGAAGCGCTGCTCGACTACCTGAAAGAGCGCAACATCCCGACCACCGCGTCGCTGGAAAAAATCTACAGCCGTGATGAAAACGCCTGGCACATCTCCACCGAAGGTGGCGTGCTGGAAAGCCCGTGGAACGCACCGAACAAAGATTGCTGGGTGTGGACCGTTGACCCGCTGGAAGCACCGGATCAGGCGGAAAACGTCACCGTGACTGTGGAAAAAGGTCGCGTGGTTGGCGTTAACGGCGAGAAGCTGAGTCCGTTCGCCTGTCTGGAAAAACTGAACGCGCTGGGTGCGAAACACGGCGTAGGTCGTATCGACATCGTGGAAAACCGTCTGGTCGGCATCAAATCTCGTGGTTGCTATGAAACCCCGGGCGGCACCATTATGGTTAACGCGCTGCGTGCCGTTGAGCAGCTGGTGCTGGATCGCGACAGCTTCAAATGGCGTGAGCAGCTGGGCCAGGAGATGTCATACGTGGTGTACGATGGCCGTTGGTTTGCGCCGCTGCGTCAGTCCATCCAGGCGGCGGCTGAGTCCCTGGCTGAACTGGTGAACGGTGAAGTGGTTCTGCAACTTTACAAAGGTCAGGCGACAGCGATTCAGAAAAAATCGATCAACAGCCTGTATTCAGAAGAGTTTGCGACCTTCGGCGAAGACGAAGTGTACGATCACCGTCACGCGGGTGGCTTTATCCGTCTGTTCTCACTGTCTGCACGCATCCGTGCACTGAACGAGCAGAAGAAGTAA
- the argH gene encoding argininosuccinate lyase, whose translation MALWGGRFTQAADQRFKQFNDSLRFDYRLAEQDIIGSVAWSKALVTVNVLSSDEQQQLEAALNALLAEVRANPEQILQSDAEDIHSWVEGKLIDKVGALGKKLHTGRSRNDQVATDLKLWCKEQVAVLLDATRELQKALVATAEANQDAVMPGYTHLQRAQPVTFAHWCLAYVEMLARDESRLQDTLKRLDVSPLGCGALAGTAYEIDRQQLAGWLGFASATRNSLDTVSDRDHVLELLSDASIGMVHLSRFAEDMIFFNTGEAGFVELSDKVTSGSSLMPQKKNPDALELIRGKCGRVQGALTGMMMTLKGLPLAYNKDMQEDKEGLFDALDTWLDCLHMSVLVLDGIQVKRPRCQEAAEQGYANSTELADYLVAKGVPFREAHHIVGEAVVEAIKQGVALEALSLAQLKQFSATIEEDVYPILSLQSCLDKRNARGGVAPQQVALAIQEAQQRLK comes from the coding sequence ATGGCACTTTGGGGTGGACGCTTTACCCAGGCAGCAGACCAACGCTTCAAACAATTCAATGATTCGCTGCGTTTCGATTATCGCCTGGCGGAGCAGGACATCATCGGTTCCGTCGCCTGGTCAAAAGCGCTGGTGACGGTTAATGTTCTGAGCAGCGACGAGCAGCAGCAGTTGGAGGCGGCGCTGAACGCGTTGCTGGCCGAAGTGCGTGCCAATCCTGAGCAGATTCTGCAAAGCGATGCCGAAGACATTCATAGCTGGGTCGAAGGCAAGCTGATCGACAAAGTCGGCGCACTGGGTAAAAAACTGCATACCGGTCGTAGCCGTAACGACCAGGTCGCCACCGATCTGAAACTGTGGTGCAAAGAGCAGGTTGCAGTGCTGTTGGATGCCACTCGCGAGCTGCAAAAAGCGCTGGTTGCCACCGCCGAAGCCAATCAGGATGCAGTGATGCCGGGTTATACCCATCTGCAACGCGCCCAGCCGGTGACCTTTGCGCACTGGTGCCTCGCCTATGTCGAAATGCTGGCGCGTGATGAAAGCCGTTTGCAGGATACGCTGAAGCGCCTTGACGTCAGCCCGCTTGGCTGCGGCGCATTGGCCGGGACTGCATACGAGATCGATCGTCAGCAACTGGCGGGCTGGTTGGGTTTCGCCTCCGCCACGCGCAACAGCCTCGACACGGTATCTGACCGTGATCATGTGCTGGAACTGCTGTCTGATGCCTCTATCGGTATGGTGCATCTGTCGCGCTTTGCTGAAGACATGATCTTCTTCAACACCGGCGAAGCTGGGTTTGTCGAGTTGTCGGATAAAGTCACTTCCGGTTCTTCTCTGATGCCACAGAAGAAAAACCCCGATGCGCTGGAACTGATCCGTGGCAAATGTGGCCGTGTACAAGGCGCGCTGACCGGTATGATGATGACGCTGAAAGGCTTGCCGCTGGCGTACAACAAAGATATGCAGGAAGACAAAGAAGGGCTGTTTGACGCGCTCGACACCTGGCTGGATTGCCTGCATATGTCAGTGCTGGTGCTGGACGGTATTCAGGTGAAACGTCCACGTTGTCAGGAAGCGGCGGAGCAGGGCTATGCCAACTCTACCGAACTGGCGGATTATCTGGTCGCCAAAGGCGTACCGTTCCGCGAAGCGCACCATATTGTCGGCGAAGCGGTGGTGGAAGCGATTAAGCAGGGCGTGGCGCTGGAAGCGTTAAGCCTGGCGCAACTGAAGCAATTCAGCGCGACGATTGAAGAGGATGTCTATCCGATCCTGTCACTGCAATCCTGCCTGGATAAGCGTAACGCCCGTGGCGGCGTGGCACCGCAGCAGGTAGCTCTGGCGATTCAGGAAGCGCAGCAGCGTCTGAAGTAA
- the argC gene encoding N-acetyl-gamma-glutamyl-phosphate reductase, protein MLNTLIVGASGYAGVELATYLNRHPHMNITALAVSAQSPDAGKLLSDLHPQLKGIVDLPLQPLSDAAEWADKVDVVFLATAHEVSHDLAPEFLKAGCVVFDLSGAFRVNDGAFYNQYYGFTHQHGDWLDKAVYGLAEWQHEKIKEAQLVAVPGCYPTASQLALKPLVEAGLLNQDQWPVINATSGVSGAGRKASVTTSFCEVSLQPYGIFNHRHHPEIVAHLGTPVIFTPHLGNFPRGILATVTCRLKPGVSEQDVAEAFHNAYHDKPLVRLYKKGVPALKGVVGLPFCDIGFAVQGEHLIVVAAEDNLLKGASSQAVQCLNIRFGFPETLSLI, encoded by the coding sequence ATGTTGAATACGCTGATCGTTGGTGCCAGTGGTTACGCTGGCGTAGAGCTTGCCACCTACCTGAATCGCCATCCGCATATGAACATAACCGCTTTAGCGGTTTCAGCGCAAAGCCCGGATGCCGGAAAGTTACTTTCAGACCTGCATCCGCAGTTGAAAGGTATTGTCGACCTGCCATTGCAGCCGCTGAGCGATGCCGCTGAGTGGGCGGATAAAGTCGATGTGGTGTTCCTCGCCACCGCACATGAAGTCAGTCACGATCTGGCGCCGGAATTCCTGAAAGCCGGTTGCGTGGTATTTGATCTCTCCGGTGCGTTCCGTGTTAACGACGGTGCTTTCTACAATCAATATTACGGTTTCACCCATCAACACGGCGACTGGCTGGACAAAGCGGTTTACGGCCTGGCGGAATGGCAGCACGAAAAAATCAAAGAAGCCCAGCTGGTGGCGGTACCGGGATGCTACCCGACCGCCTCTCAACTGGCGTTGAAACCGCTGGTGGAAGCGGGCCTGCTGAATCAAGACCAGTGGCCGGTGATTAACGCGACCAGCGGCGTCAGCGGTGCCGGGCGTAAAGCCAGCGTCACTACCAGTTTCTGTGAAGTCAGCCTGCAACCTTATGGCATCTTCAATCATCGCCACCATCCGGAAATTGTTGCCCATCTCGGTACGCCGGTGATCTTTACGCCGCATCTGGGCAACTTCCCGCGTGGCATTCTTGCTACCGTCACCTGCCGCCTGAAACCGGGCGTCAGCGAACAGGACGTGGCAGAAGCTTTCCATAACGCCTACCACGACAAACCGCTGGTGCGTCTGTATAAGAAAGGTGTGCCTGCGTTGAAAGGTGTGGTTGGCCTGCCATTCTGTGATATCGGTTTTGCCGTGCAGGGTGAGCACCTGATTGTGGTTGCCGCAGAAGATAACCTGTTGAAAGGTGCTTCTTCGCAGGCGGTGCAGTGTCTGAATATTCGTTTCGGCTTCCCCGAAACACTGTCTCTGATTTAA
- the fabR gene encoding HTH-type transcriptional repressor FabR — protein sequence MGVRAQQKERTRRTLIEAAFSQLSAERSFASLSLREVAREAGIAPTSFYRHFRDVDELGLTMVDESGLMLRQLMRQARQRIAKGGSIIKTSVATFMEFIGNNPNAFRLLLRERSGTSAAFRAAVAREIQHFIAELADYLELENRMPRSFTEAQAEAMVTIVFSAGAEALDVDIEQRRKLEDRLVLQLRMIAKGAYYWYRREQERLAVTLEKPEE from the coding sequence ATGGGCGTCAGAGCGCAACAAAAAGAACGTACAAGACGTACACTGATTGAAGCCGCCTTCAGTCAGCTAAGTGCAGAAAGGAGTTTTGCCAGCCTGAGTTTGCGTGAAGTTGCGCGTGAAGCCGGTATTGCGCCCACCTCATTTTACCGTCATTTCCGGGATGTGGATGAACTGGGTTTGACGATGGTTGACGAAAGTGGCCTGATGCTGCGTCAGCTGATGCGTCAGGCACGCCAGCGCATTGCCAAAGGCGGAAGCATTATTAAAACTTCTGTTGCAACTTTTATGGAGTTTATCGGGAACAATCCCAACGCTTTTCGTCTCTTATTACGCGAGCGCTCCGGAACGTCGGCGGCGTTTCGTGCTGCTGTAGCGCGTGAAATTCAACACTTTATTGCCGAACTGGCGGATTACCTTGAGCTGGAAAACCGCATGCCGCGTAGCTTCACCGAAGCACAGGCCGAAGCGATGGTCACCATCGTGTTCAGCGCCGGTGCGGAAGCGCTGGATGTGGATATTGAACAGCGTCGCAAGCTGGAAGACCGTCTGGTGCTACAGCTGCGGATGATCGCCAAAGGTGCTTATTACTGGTATCGCCGGGAGCAGGAACGGCTGGCGGTAACACTGGAAAAACCCGAAGAGTAA
- the sthA gene encoding Si-specific NAD(P)(+) transhydrogenase: MQKSYDYDAIVIGSGPGGEGAAMGLVKQGARIAVIERYHNIGGGCTHWGTIPSKALRHAVSRIIEFNQNPLYSDHTRLLRSSFADILNHTENVISQQTAMRQGFYERNRCELYQGDAHFVDANTIEVEQPDGTRERLTAEKFVIACGSRPYHPADVDFTHPRIYDSDSILNLHHEPGHVIIYGAGVIGCEYASIFRGLNVKVDLINTRDRLLAFLDQEMSDSLSYHFWNSGVVIRHNEEFEKIEGVNDGVIMHLKSGKKVKADCLLYANGRTGNTDSLALENVGLEADGRGLLKVNSMYQTAQPHIYAVGDVIGYPSLASAAYDQGRIAAQAIMKGEATAHLIEDIPTGIYTIPEISSVGKTEQQLTAMKVPYEVGRAQFKHLARAQIVGMNVGSLKILFHRETKEILGIHCFGERAAEIIHIGQAIMEQKNGGNTIEYFVNTTFNYPTMAEAYRVAALNGLNRLF; the protein is encoded by the coding sequence ATGCAAAAGTCTTACGATTACGATGCCATTGTGATTGGCTCCGGTCCGGGCGGTGAAGGTGCGGCCATGGGGCTGGTGAAGCAGGGAGCGCGCATCGCAGTGATCGAACGCTACCATAACATCGGCGGCGGTTGTACTCACTGGGGCACCATCCCTTCCAAAGCGTTACGTCATGCTGTCAGCCGTATTATCGAGTTCAATCAAAATCCCCTCTACAGTGATCATACCCGGCTTCTGCGTTCCTCCTTTGCGGATATCCTCAATCACACGGAAAACGTCATCAGCCAACAAACCGCAATGCGGCAGGGCTTTTATGAACGTAACCGCTGTGAGCTGTATCAGGGCGATGCGCATTTTGTTGATGCCAACACCATCGAAGTAGAGCAGCCAGATGGCACCCGCGAGCGCCTGACCGCAGAGAAATTTGTTATCGCCTGTGGTTCGCGCCCTTATCATCCGGCTGACGTCGATTTCACCCATCCACGTATTTATGACTCCGATTCGATTCTTAATCTGCACCATGAACCGGGCCACGTCATTATCTATGGTGCCGGGGTGATCGGCTGTGAATACGCCTCAATCTTCCGTGGGCTGAACGTCAAGGTTGACCTGATCAACACCCGTGATCGTCTGTTGGCGTTCCTTGATCAGGAGATGTCAGATTCGCTGTCTTACCACTTCTGGAACAGCGGCGTGGTGATTCGTCACAACGAGGAGTTTGAGAAGATTGAGGGTGTGAATGATGGCGTCATCATGCATCTTAAATCCGGCAAAAAAGTGAAAGCGGATTGCCTGCTTTACGCCAACGGCCGCACCGGTAATACCGATTCACTGGCGCTGGAAAATGTCGGTCTTGAGGCGGATGGTCGCGGTCTGCTGAAGGTCAACAGCATGTACCAGACGGCACAGCCTCATATCTATGCGGTCGGCGACGTGATTGGTTATCCCAGCCTTGCCTCCGCCGCCTATGACCAGGGACGTATCGCTGCTCAGGCCATCATGAAAGGTGAAGCGACGGCGCACCTGATTGAAGACATTCCTACCGGGATTTACACCATTCCGGAGATCAGTTCAGTCGGCAAAACTGAGCAGCAGCTGACGGCAATGAAAGTGCCTTATGAAGTGGGACGTGCGCAGTTTAAACATCTGGCGCGCGCGCAGATTGTCGGCATGAATGTGGGAAGTTTGAAGATTCTGTTCCATCGTGAAACCAAAGAAATCTTGGGAATTCATTGCTTTGGTGAACGTGCGGCAGAGATCATCCATATCGGCCAGGCCATCATGGAGCAGAAAAATGGCGGTAACACGATTGAATATTTCGTGAATACCACCTTTAACTACCCCACGATGGCCGAAGCCTATCGCGTAGCCGCGTTAAATGGCTTAAACCGCCTGTTTTAA
- the oxyR gene encoding DNA-binding transcriptional regulator OxyR translates to MNIRDLEYLVSLAEHRHFRRAADACHVSQPTLSGQIRKLEDELGVMLLERTSRKVLFTQAGLLLVDQARTVLREVKVLKEMASQQGETMSGPLHIGLIPTTGPYLLPHIIPMLHQTFPKLEMYLHEAQTQQLLAQLDSGKLDCAILALVKESEAFIEVPLFDEPMKLAIYEDHPWHDRDRVPMSDLAGEKLLMLEDGHCLRDQAMGFCFEAGADEDTHFRATSLETLRNMVAAGSGITLLPSLAVPNQRVRDGVCYLPCYKPVPQRTIALVYRPGSPLRSRYEQLAEAIKTHMQAYLDNTLKQAV, encoded by the coding sequence ATGAACATTCGTGATCTGGAGTATCTGGTTTCGCTTGCGGAGCATCGTCATTTCCGCCGTGCAGCGGATGCCTGTCATGTCAGTCAGCCAACGTTGAGCGGACAAATTCGTAAGCTGGAAGATGAATTAGGCGTTATGTTGCTGGAACGCACCAGCCGCAAGGTTTTGTTTACCCAGGCAGGGCTGCTGCTGGTAGACCAGGCTCGCACCGTGCTGCGTGAAGTCAAGGTGCTGAAGGAGATGGCGAGCCAGCAGGGCGAAACTATGTCCGGGCCACTGCATATTGGCCTTATCCCCACCACTGGCCCTTATCTGCTGCCGCACATCATCCCGATGCTGCATCAGACTTTCCCCAAGCTGGAGATGTATCTGCACGAAGCTCAGACGCAGCAGTTGCTGGCGCAACTCGACAGCGGCAAGCTTGACTGTGCGATTCTGGCGTTGGTGAAGGAGAGCGAAGCCTTTATTGAGGTGCCGCTGTTTGATGAACCGATGAAACTGGCGATCTACGAGGATCATCCGTGGCACGATCGCGACCGTGTTCCTATGTCAGATCTGGCGGGTGAAAAGCTGCTGATGCTGGAAGATGGTCACTGCCTGCGCGATCAGGCGATGGGTTTCTGCTTTGAAGCCGGTGCGGATGAAGACACTCATTTCCGTGCTACCAGCCTGGAAACGCTGCGCAATATGGTCGCCGCAGGGAGCGGAATCACCTTACTGCCGTCGCTGGCGGTGCCAAATCAGCGCGTGCGTGATGGCGTTTGCTATCTGCCTTGTTACAAGCCGGTACCACAGCGCACCATCGCGCTGGTGTATCGTCCGGGATCGCCTCTGCGCAGCCGCTATGAGCAGCTGGCAGAAGCAATTAAAACCCATATGCAGGCTTATCTCGATAACACGTTAAAACAGGCGGTTTAA
- a CDS encoding YijD family membrane protein — MIEQNPRDKGTLLLAFITGLAINGSFSVLFSAFVPFSIFPLIALGLAAWCLHQRYLNRNMPDGMPSLAAAFFLLGILVYSALVRAEYPDIGSNFIPTILMVALVFWIATRFKRPKNKN, encoded by the coding sequence ATGATTGAGCAAAACCCCCGCGATAAAGGAACGCTTTTACTGGCTTTTATCACCGGTTTGGCCATCAACGGCTCCTTTTCGGTGCTGTTCAGTGCATTTGTACCATTTTCAATTTTTCCGCTGATCGCCCTTGGCCTGGCGGCCTGGTGTCTGCATCAGCGTTACCTGAACCGTAATATGCCGGACGGCATGCCGTCACTGGCGGCGGCGTTTTTCCTGTTGGGGATTCTGGTCTACAGCGCGCTGGTGCGAGCGGAGTACCCGGATATTGGCTCCAACTTTATCCCGACCATCCTGATGGTCGCGCTGGTGTTCTGGATTGCGACGCGCTTTAAGCGACCGAAGAACAAGAATTAA
- the argB gene encoding acetylglutamate kinase codes for MTNPLIIKLGGVLLDSEEALARLFDALLAYRNEYQRPLIIVHGGGCLVDELMKKLALPVKKKNGLRVTPADQIDIITGALAGTANKTLLAWAKKYGINAVGLCLGDAGLVNVAQFDEELGHVGNATPGNPALINTLLGAGYMPVISSIGITDGGDLMNVNADQAATALAATIGADLVLLSDVSGILDGKGQRIAEMTAAKAEQLIAQGIITDGMIVKVNAALDAARTLGRPVDIASWRHAEQLPTLFNGVSIGTRILA; via the coding sequence ATGACCAATCCTCTGATTATTAAACTGGGTGGCGTCCTGCTGGATAGCGAAGAAGCGCTGGCTCGCCTGTTCGATGCGCTGTTGGCGTATCGTAACGAGTATCAGCGTCCGCTGATCATTGTGCACGGCGGCGGCTGCCTGGTGGATGAGCTGATGAAGAAGCTCGCGCTGCCGGTGAAAAAGAAGAACGGTTTGCGCGTGACGCCAGCCGATCAGATTGACATTATTACCGGTGCTCTGGCGGGTACGGCGAACAAAACGTTGCTCGCTTGGGCGAAGAAGTATGGCATCAACGCGGTGGGCCTGTGCCTGGGTGATGCGGGTCTGGTAAATGTGGCGCAGTTTGATGAAGAATTGGGCCACGTCGGTAACGCCACACCGGGCAACCCGGCATTGATCAACACGTTGCTGGGCGCGGGTTATATGCCGGTGATCAGTTCCATCGGGATCACTGATGGTGGCGATCTGATGAACGTCAACGCTGACCAGGCGGCGACTGCGCTGGCGGCCACCATTGGTGCGGATCTGGTACTGTTGTCTGATGTCAGCGGCATTCTCGATGGCAAAGGTCAACGCATCGCAGAGATGACGGCCGCGAAAGCGGAACAGCTGATCGCCCAGGGCATTATTACCGATGGCATGATTGTTAAAGTTAACGCAGCGCTGGACGCGGCACGTACTCTGGGTCGCCCGGTGGATATTGCCAGCTGGCGTCATGCTGAACAGCTGCCAACTCTTTTCAACGGCGTGTCGATTGGCACCCGGATTCTCGCTTAA